From the genome of Methylocystis heyeri:
GTTGGGATCATATCCCAGCGACACATTGATCGGTTGCTCGGCCGGGAACTGATTTTCCAGGTGCTTCACGCTTCCGACATCGACGATATAACCCGTCGCCTCGGCCTGGATGTTGCCCACGGCGTCGTCGACCGAATAGGCATAGGCTCCAGGTATTTGCAGGTAGTTCTTGCCGTGAATGAGCTGCACCCAGGGGTTGAAGGCGTATTTCTCGTCGGGCAAAGTCCCATAATTGAGTTTGTCGAATTCCAGCTTGACCGCAAGATATTTGCTGTAGTCCTTCGGCTTCTTGTGGTCGTTCGGATCGGACCAGGTCCAGTAGCCGGGCGTGTTTTCGAGCAGATTATCTGCGGGTTGGCAACCGTAGCCCTTCCTTCCGGCGGCGTCCTCGGTCCACGGCGTCCATCCATAGATATGCGCGAGGTCGCCATTGATGGTTTGGCCGACGGGGGTTCCCGTGCAAAGTCCGCTTCTGAAGAGAGCCAGATAATTCTGGTAATTCGCCTGCAGCAGCGCCACGACATCGAGGAGAGCGTCGCAAAAAGTCGTATTTCCCTGGGGGCTGTGGGTGCAGGCGTGCGCCCAATTCACCCCCTGGTCCTTCAGACTCTGTATGGCGGGCCAAAGCCTGTCCGGCCATTGCGGCGCAGGCTCGAGATCGGCGGGCGGGTTGGCGCCGGACAATCTCGCAAACACTTCGAGCGGCGACGGCAGCTTGGGTACGATTTCCTTCGTTCCATCGGCGTATGTAAAGACGAAGCGCGGCCAGGCGTCGGCCCCGTATTTGGCGTTCTGGTCCTTCCAGAACTGATTGCCGAGGCTTCGGAAGCCGCCCGGGTTGGCCGTGAGCGATATCGGCGTGCCGACATAACCGACCTGGTCGTTGTTTTTTGGCCCCATCGCGGCCGGCCCATAGGCGACGTTGACGTAGCTCACGTCGAAATCGGCGTTACGCACGTCGAGGCGATTGGGCGGCGAATCATTGACGACCTTCTGCTCCTGCCGGGCGCCCAGCGTGGCCTCCAGAAGCTGGCTCGGGCCGTATTTGGGGAAGGTGCCGTCGGTGTCGGTCACGAACTCCAGCGAGCAGGGGTTGTCGCGAGTGGACGAGCACGTCGGCCAGGTCGGGGCGGCCGCCGCCGACTTCATTTGCTTCTGATTCTTCCTCAGACTGCCATTGTAAAACTCGGTATAGGCCCTCGGCGGCCTCGAGGTCGGACTGTAGAACAGCTGGATGTTCTGACCCTGCCACCATTCGGCAAACTGGTCGTTTGCCGTGGGGACGACGGTCTGGGCCAATTGCGTATAGAGGGGAAGCGTTATTTCAACGCTGTGCCCCGGCGCGATGCCGGTGGTCGGATTGATGTAGATTCGATTGGTTAGTGTCGTGGGATAAGGATAGTTCCCTATTTGGCTGTTGGGCACCTTGCACCACGCCTGGAGCCAGATGTCCTTATCGGGCAAACCGACCTCGAACTCCGCGAACAGGTACTGATCGGGGGTATCGTTGTAAATCGTGATCGTCTGGACAGGGGGCGCCGGGCACACGACTTGCGCCTTCGCCGGCGCGCTCGCGATCAGACATGGCGCGAGAAAACAGGCCGTAAAAGCCGCTTTTGATTGTGGTCCGCTCTTCCAATACCAGGCCATCGCCCGCTCCGTTTGTTTTTTCATTCGAAAAGCCGCGCCGGCCCAGTCGCTGAAAGGCTGTTTCGGCGCAGCAAACCCGGCGCAAACCCAAGGAAGGCGCCGCTTTCGCCGCTGATTAAAACTTCGCCACGATGGGAGCCGCCGACCCCCAATCGAAGTGATAGTTGACGCCGGCGCGCGCCAGTACGCCGTCATATTTCACACGGGTCGTCAGGCTATTGGCGAAGAGAACCGCGCCCGGGGCGCCGTTGACGAGACTGGTCCCGTTATAATCGAGCGCTCCCACGGGGCTCGCCCCGAAGCTTGCGGAGCCGAGGTCGTAATAGAGAGCCTCGGCCTTGAGGCTCCAGTTCGGCGTGAACATCCACTCGCCGCCGCCGCCGACGGTCCAGCCGGCGCGCGTGTCCGAATAGCTCCCGGTTCCGCCAAAGGTCGGATAGATCGTCGGCAGGCTGTCGGAGAAGGACAGCATGTTGGCGGCGGTCGCATGGACGCCGCCATAGGCGAGACCGCCCGTCGCATAGGCCAGCAAGGTCGGGGTCACGAGATAGCCGACCCGGCCGCGCACCGTGCCGAGCCAGTCGACGCCCGCGGCGACGGCGCCCGAGCCGGCGGCGGTTTCAAAGGCGCCGGAGGCGTCGGGTCCGAATCGCACGATTCCGGCGCGACCGCCCGCCCCCCGGATCGCGGAACCCTGGAGATCGGCTTCGAGTCCAATGACGAAGCTGGGGCTCCATTGATAATTGTAGCCGATCTGCCCGCCGCCGACGAAGCCGGATTGATTGACGCTGGCGACGCCGGAATTGGCGATGGCGGCGAAGCCCCGCGGCGTCCCCCACGTAGGATCGGCGGCGATATTGTCGACCAGGGGAAAACCCGCGGTCGGGACGCCGTTGGTCCCGCCCCAGCCATAACCCGCGTTCAGGCCTGCGTAAAAACCGCTCCAGACGATCGGCCGCGCGGATTCCGGCGCTGGAGCCGCCGCCCCCCAATTGAAGTGATAGTTGACGCCGGCGCGCGCCAGCACGCCGTCATATTTCACTCGTGTGGACAGGCCGTTTGCGAACATGAGGGCGCCGGGGACGCCGGTGGAGAGATTGGTCCCGTCCGGGTCG
Proteins encoded in this window:
- a CDS encoding outer membrane protein, producing MFANGLSTRVKYDGVLARAGVNYHFNWGAAAPAPESARPIVWSGFYAGLNAGYGWGGTNGVPTAGFPLVDNIAADPTWGTPRGFAAIANSGVASVNQSGFVGGGQIGYNYQWSPSFVIGLEADLQGSAIRGAGGRAGIVRFGPDASGAFETAAGSGAVAAGVDWLGTVRGRVGYLVTPTLLAYATGGLAYGGVHATAANMLSFSDSLPTIYPTFGGTGSYSDTRAGWTVGGGGEWMFTPNWSLKAEALYYDLGSASFGASPVGALDYNGTSLVNGAPGAVLFANSLTTRVKYDGVLARAGVNYHFDWGSAAPIVAKF